A DNA window from Castanea sativa cultivar Marrone di Chiusa Pesio chromosome 7, ASM4071231v1 contains the following coding sequences:
- the LOC142643599 gene encoding uncharacterized protein PHLOEM PROTEIN 2-LIKE A4-like, producing MMHPIKVDEIKSVKGIMEIEIPQLEQTRSDETNSVKKMETEIHQENSEADSLEGKEITAKRGTKPPLNFLAILKDANITIHASSPDELCNQLYKGVFIEPKTLMLNKNCFIVFARKLHIIWIENSSYWKWTKEEDICEEYSEDIEVAELLGVCWLEIKGEIRTIDLSPGTVYEVVFVVKMLDEVWCTMWNYSVTLNLILPHSKKVTRYENLTEKPRGEWFEIQVGEFKMTPENVGEISFQLGEFSSDWKRGLVLKCAIIRPKN from the exons ATGATGCATCCAATAAAAGT TGATGAGATAAAATCAGTCAAGGGAATAATGGAAATTGAAATCCCACAACTTGAACAAACCCGCAGTGATGAGACAAACTCGGTCAAGAAAATGGAAACTGAAATCCACCAAGAAAACAGTGAGGCAGACTCACTCGAGGGAAAAGAAATTACAGCAAAGAGAGGAACAAAGCCCCCACTTAATTTCCTGGCGATTTTAAAGGACGCAAACATAACTATTCACGCTTCTTCCCCTGACGAGCTGTGTAATCAGCTCTATAAAGGAGTGTTCATAGAGCCGAAAACACTG ATGTTAAACAAGAATTGCTTCATAGTGTTTGCCCGAAAACTTCATatcatttggattgaaaattcAAGTTATTGGAAATGGACCAAAGAGGAAGACATTTG TGAGGAATATTCTGAAGACATTGAAGTTGCTGAGCTATTAGGAGTATGTTGGTTAGAAATTAAAGGAGAAATTCGGACAATTGATCTCTCACCAGGGACAGTTTATGAAGTTGTGTTTGTCGTGAAGATGCTAGATGAAGTTTGGTGTACTATGTGGAATTACTCAGTGACTCTAAACCTCATTCTCCCACATTCAAAAAAAGTAACTCGCTATGAAAATTTAACAGAAAAACCTAGAGGGGAATGGTTTGAGATCCAGGTGGGTGAGTTTAAAATGACACCAGAAAATGTTGGAGAGATTTCATTCCAACTGGGGGAATTTTCTTCAGATTGGAAGCGTGGGCTTGTTCTTAAATGTGCTATCATTCGACCGAAGAACTAA